The following are encoded in a window of Diorhabda sublineata isolate icDioSubl1.1 chromosome 3, icDioSubl1.1, whole genome shotgun sequence genomic DNA:
- the LOC130441624 gene encoding uncharacterized protein LOC130441624, with protein sequence MDTQKVQQKINEYELFVEEKLKSDLKDIETILEDKSSKYKEWEEVQNVVKVIRNFKDKNRDMNVKVDIGKGLLAQGEITDFERSYINIGLGYMLEMDCDEADKYSTIRMNFLKKEISHFRKLAIDVKVHIKLTLLAINELQATLVPSKQKK encoded by the coding sequence atGGATACACAGAAAGTTCAACAGAAAATAAACGAATACGAATTATTTGTAGAAGAGAAGTTAAAAAGTGATTTGAAAGATATTGAAACAATTCTGGAAGATAAATCTTCAAAGTATAAAGAATGGGAAGAAGTTCAAAATGTAGTGAAAGTAATTCGTAATTTCAAAGATAAAAATAGAGACATGAATGTGAAAGTTGATATTGGAAAAGGACTTTTAGCTCAAGGAGAAATTACTGACTTTGAAAGAAGCTATATAAATATTGGATTAGGTTATATGCTTGAAATGGACTGTGACGAAGCAGATAAATATTCTACCATTAGAATGAACTTCCTAAAAAAGGAAATATCTCACTTTAGAAAACTAGCTATTGATGTTAAGGTGCATATTAAGTTGACTCTTCTAGCAATTAACGAATTGCAAGCTACCCTAGTtccatcaaaacaaaaaaaataa
- the LOC130441623 gene encoding G-protein coupled receptor 52 — protein MSHHGMLRRDTSTMLIYSLSNDDSEIVFTLRSLAQASIIFVMALAIIITNVLIIATLLNFRGPSEVINYYLLSLAVADLLCGLLVVPLSVYPAVVNEWVYGDIICRLIGYLEVTLWAITVYTFMWISVDRYLSVRKPLRYETLQTKTRCQCWMAFTWISAAMLCCPPLLGFTKPLFDKEAYICMLDWGSMAAYTATLSILILGPSLITIVYTYTYIFSMLRKIKTGYPFHDKEYATALSENLSNPSHMMSFTLVVAFWLSWTPYIGVKLYEYFTAPLENHQTLHFGIVWLGFLNSFWKSVILITLSPQFRLALRIFCMTICCRYKGRLQAELIGMDDD, from the exons ATGTCCCACCACGGGATGTTACGAAGGGACACCTCTACTATGCTTATCTACAGCCTTTCTAACGATGATTCGGAGATAGTGTTCACTTTGAGATCGCTAGCTCAGGCCAGTATCATTTTTGTTATGGCACTGgctattattattacaaatgtTCTCATTATTGCTACATTACTAAATTTCAGAG GACCTTCTGAggtaataaattattacttgCTTTCCTTAGCCGTAGCAGATTTACTATGTGGCCTTCTAGTTGTACCATTATCAGTATATCCAGCGGTCGTAAACGAGTGGGTCTATGGAGACATTATCTGCCGATTGATTGGTTATCTAGAAGTTACCCTTTGGGCTATCACTGTTTATACTTTTATGTGGATTAGTGTAGATCGATATTTATCGGTGAGAAAACCGTTGCGGTACGAAACGCTCCAAACTAAAACCAG GTGCCAATGCTGGATGGCCTTCACCTGGATATCAGCAGCGATGCTTTGTTGTCCTCCTCTCTTAGGTTTCACGAAACCTCTCTTCGATAAGGAAGCCTATATCTGCATGCTCGATTGGGGTAGCATGGCAGCATATACTGCTACTCTATCAATCCTTATCCTAGGGCCGAGCCTCATCACAATCGTTTATACTTACACTTATATCTTTAGCATGCTGCGGAAGATCAAAACTGGGTATCCTTTTCATGATAAGGAGTATGCTACTGCTTTATCGGAGAATCTGTCAAATCCCAGTCACATGATGTCATTCACATTAGTGGTGGCGTTCTGGTTATCTTGGACACCATATATAGGGGTTAAGTTGTATGAATATTTCACTGCACCTCTGGAGAATCATCAG ACTCTCCATTTTGGTATTGTTTGGTTGGGTTTCCTGAATTCGTTCTGGAAATCCGTGATTCTGATAACACTCAGTCCACAATTCAGGTTGGCACTTAGGATTTTCTGTATGACGATTTGTTGTCGATATAAAGGTCGACTTCAAGCAGAGCTGATAGGTATGGATGATGACTGA